The Primulina huaijiensis isolate GDHJ02 chromosome 6, ASM1229523v2, whole genome shotgun sequence genomic sequence TCCTACATTTTCGCAGATGGAAAAAGGTCAAAATATCACAAAATGAAAAGTTACTTTAAAAACAGGATGATCAAGACTGGACAGCTAGCCAAAGCCAGTAGTACTACACATATACATACCATATTTTTTGGCATGGCTAATGAGATCATACTTCACCGAGTAGACATCGACATAGGTCAAGACAGCTGACGGAAGGTCCTTTCTCAGCTGAACTACTGCTTCCTTTAACTTGAGGTTAAAATATTGTGCTACGTCGTTGAAAGGTGCAGCACATCCTACCTTGTCAATTTGTCCTGCTGTGATTAGCATTCGATCCATCACGTAGGGTAGACAGCCGACTGGTCCTGTGTTGTGTATCCAGAATGATCTGCCTCCATGATCATGTATGTACTTcacaaaacaaacaaattaaattaccaTCAATTGTagtaatcaaattaattaacttcAAGCTATACATCTTATAGTACTTTCTGTGATGAGACCTGCAGCACCGAGTTAAATGTGAAAAGATAGTTTTAGCAAGTTCGAGTTCCACTTGCCCCGATGTATAAAATAGAACATGTGACCAGCCAGCCTTAAATTTGATATACTTAGTTAATCAAACAAATTTATGAACTCGTGAGCAATCTTTGCATAGTGTCATGACATATATGGTTACGGGAAGAGCTTccaacaaattatatataactCATTTGAACTTCGTGAAAATATACATCCGAATTTCAAGCTATACAAGCATTGAATAATTCTAAGACAACCGACTCCCAAATCTAAGGGACCTGACAAATATAACTCACTTATCAAGAAATGACTATAAAGAATGTTTTTCCACTTTACCTTAACAACGGTCTTGAACTGATCCAATACATCAGGAACATAAGCTCTAACTTCATTTgttgtcatgttgaggaaataacCCGCTGTTAAATCATTTTGACCTATATCAAACGTGTACAACGCCCTCGAAAAATCCTCAGCCTTTGGCAATAATTCCTTAAAAACCCCTCCTACAAGTGATTCAATCAACAACAATACATACGTATATTACTCAAAGTCCATCATGTGGGTGCGGGTGCGGGTGCGGGTGCATGTCTTTGATCAAATATTGGTGTTATGCACCTTGATTACGTAACATCTGTGATCTTCTTTGGAAATCACTGAACTGGTAGTATTGGACATTTAAAGAAAACGGGCTGAAACCACTTTGATGTAGAGTGGTGTTTTGAGGCCTAATGGTTGATCCAGCGGTGGCAAAGTTGGCTCCGTGACTGAAGTTGGAACCCAAAGCATCAAGAAATGCACTTAGATATGGGAGTCCTATGCTCTCAGCTGTAAATATCAAGAATCGATACTCAAATTGCAGTAGCAAATGTGtgtgtatttttaaatgtatctACACATATAGATAATAAACCAAGGGAGAACTAATCGAACCAGCTGCCAGATTATAAATTCGGTCCATCTTAAATATCACATCAAAGTCTGACATTTCTCATTCAACCAAGTGTTCATTTGCTCATTCAACTTTAGGTCATGAAAAACATGTGTTTCACCGAAGAATAATGAAAAGCGTGAACATTTAAGCATATCGAAAGAGATACATACACAGGTTACTTATGATTTCCTTACCCATAAAGTCAATTACCAGACGGCCATCACAGTACCGCCCTGCCGGGTGGCGGAAGTATGTCTCTCCACTGGGCGGCCCCGCCTGGCCAAATGCTGCCGACAGGCCACCGGTGTCCGAGTTCGAGTCCCCAAAGTTGAATATGGCCGGAAAATCACATGTTCTTGTAGCACAAGCAGCTGACAAAACGTAAATACTGAATAATAGTGATCTTTTGAACAAGTGAAATTCCATTTAATTTGGAGAAGTTATCAAGATATGATAGTACTGGGCAAAAGATCGAGAGATTTGACTGAAGTAAAAGACAGACTTATGCCTGTTGAGAATTCACGTGCTGGCTTAAGTGTGTCCTAGCCCGAATCATACGGTACAACGcagcttttaaatttttacgTGGTATGGcgcattcaaatattttaagcatTTCAAAACTGTACGTCCATGTAAGCACGAGAATCAAAAGAAGGTGCTCATGTGTgtctcaattttttaaaattgaagtgGAACATATACCGTTCGTAAAAAATGCAGACTTATGAACTTCGTTGTTTCTTACACGTTTATTATTCTAATTTTGATATGCTTgat encodes the following:
- the LOC140978565 gene encoding GDSL esterase/lipase At3g26430; protein product: MEFHLFKRSLLFSIYVLSAACATRTCDFPAIFNFGDSNSDTGGLSAAFGQAGPPSGETYFRHPAGRYCDGRLVIDFMAESIGLPYLSAFLDALGSNFSHGANFATAGSTIRPQNTTLHQSGFSPFSLNVQYYQFSDFQRRSQMLRNQGGVFKELLPKAEDFSRALYTFDIGQNDLTAGYFLNMTTNEVRAYVPDVLDQFKTVVKYIHDHGGRSFWIHNTGPVGCLPYVMDRMLITAGQIDKVGCAAPFNDVAQYFNLKLKEAVVQLRKDLPSAVLTYVDVYSVKYDLISHAKKYGFVHPLQACCGHGGKYNYNKNHGCGSKVTVHGKEIMLGKSCKDPSVAINWDGVHYTEAANKWVFDRIVNGGYSDPPVPLRMACHIKSAVHE